Proteins encoded in a region of the Desulfurococcus sp. genome:
- a CDS encoding ATP-dependent helicase gives MRETPVEYAVNDYSSREVLGELRPYIREWLIKKYGDLTPVQRRTLPLVKKGFNILVSSPTGTGKTLAVFLGVLDSMYREYEEKGVLPEGVHVVYVSPLRALNNDMRKNLLEAVEGIRREAEALGIKLPSIKISVRTSDTSPGEKQRMTRDPPHILITTPESLAIALNAPRFREKLANTRVVIVDEIHELASSKRGSHLALSIERLEELASRPLQRIGLSATISPLEDVALFLVGYKDNGEPRDCIIVDARFDKKMDIRVVVPVGDVVKASAEEINEAIYRELKEAIKKHRSTLVFTNTRSATERVVFRLRKIFEKEGVLDVDDIEAHHSSLSRSVRLEVEEKLKKGELKAIVSSTSLELGIDIGYIDLVVLLSSPKSVTRLLQRVGRAGHHIREVSKGRIIAVDRDDLVESVVLAKLALERKIDRVRIPRNPLDVLAQHVVGMALERKWRLEEAYRLVRRTYTFHDLSYEDFLSVVRYLAARLGDFYEYQKVYSKIWLDESEGVFGRKRNTRMIYYQNIGVIPDESKASVYTLEGRYVGDLEEAFVEYLTQGDLFVLGGRVYRYLYSKGFKVYVEPADGQKPTVPSWFSEMLPLAYDSAVEVGKFRRIISEMLEVQGREKTIEFLVREYRLQKHAAEAVCDYIMEQKLYTNGLIPSDNLILIEVYDESSHRNIIVHSVFGRKANDALARLYAYTVSRELGVNIRLTVTDTGFMLTLPGHPEGRWLEWFTSIPVESAWGILEKVVRKTDLFKRRFRHVAARSFMLLRKYRDTERSVEKLQVNAEELLKAVEEIPGFPVLKETYREILMDYMHIDEAVEILEKVRRGDIKVALVGPEDVPSPFAHSIVVHGYSDVVLMEDIRRMLAKLHELVEKKLAEQAGFKPVGHYIQVTSSIQDKSPGMLA, from the coding sequence GTGAGGGAAACGCCAGTAGAATACGCCGTAAACGATTACTCCAGTCGCGAAGTACTAGGGGAGCTGAGACCCTACATCAGAGAATGGCTTATCAAGAAGTATGGTGACTTGACTCCCGTCCAGAGGCGAACCCTACCTCTCGTCAAGAAAGGATTCAATATCCTTGTTTCCAGTCCTACTGGAACCGGGAAGACTCTAGCAGTATTCCTTGGCGTGTTAGACAGCATGTACAGGGAGTATGAGGAGAAAGGTGTTCTACCTGAAGGTGTGCACGTAGTATACGTGAGCCCCCTCAGAGCCTTAAACAACGATATGAGGAAGAATCTACTTGAAGCAGTAGAGGGTATCAGAAGAGAGGCTGAGGCTCTAGGCATCAAGCTCCCCTCAATCAAGATCTCTGTAAGGACAAGTGACACTAGCCCGGGAGAAAAGCAGCGAATGACTAGAGACCCACCCCACATACTTATTACAACCCCGGAGAGCCTGGCGATAGCTTTAAACGCCCCTAGATTCCGCGAGAAGCTAGCTAACACTAGAGTAGTAATTGTCGATGAGATACACGAATTAGCATCCAGTAAGAGAGGAAGCCACCTGGCTTTAAGTATTGAGAGACTAGAGGAGCTCGCTAGTAGACCACTACAGAGAATCGGGCTTAGCGCCACTATATCACCACTAGAAGATGTAGCGTTGTTTCTAGTAGGCTACAAGGATAACGGCGAGCCGAGAGACTGCATAATAGTGGATGCTAGATTCGATAAGAAAATGGATATACGTGTGGTAGTGCCTGTGGGAGATGTGGTTAAAGCTTCAGCCGAAGAAATAAATGAAGCCATATACAGGGAGCTGAAGGAGGCTATAAAAAAGCACCGTTCTACGCTAGTCTTCACTAACACTCGGAGTGCTACTGAGAGAGTAGTATTCAGGCTCAGAAAGATCTTTGAGAAGGAGGGAGTACTAGATGTAGATGATATTGAAGCTCATCATAGTAGTCTAAGCAGAAGTGTAAGACTTGAAGTAGAGGAGAAATTAAAGAAAGGAGAGCTTAAAGCCATAGTAAGCTCTACATCACTAGAGCTTGGAATAGACATAGGCTACATAGACCTGGTAGTACTGCTCAGCTCTCCTAAAAGTGTCACAAGACTCCTCCAACGGGTTGGTAGAGCTGGACACCATATAAGGGAGGTTAGCAAGGGTAGGATTATAGCTGTAGACCGCGATGATCTAGTTGAATCCGTAGTGCTAGCAAAGCTGGCTCTCGAGAGGAAGATAGATAGAGTTCGAATACCCCGTAATCCTCTCGACGTCCTTGCCCAGCATGTAGTAGGCATGGCTTTAGAGAGAAAGTGGAGGCTGGAGGAAGCCTACAGGCTTGTAAGGAGAACTTATACATTCCACGATCTCAGCTACGAGGATTTTCTCTCAGTAGTAAGATACCTAGCAGCTAGGCTGGGCGACTTCTACGAGTATCAAAAAGTCTACTCTAAAATCTGGCTTGACGAGAGCGAAGGGGTCTTCGGGAGGAAGAGGAATACGAGGATGATATACTACCAGAACATTGGTGTTATACCAGATGAGAGTAAAGCAAGCGTCTACACTCTTGAAGGCCGGTATGTTGGAGATTTAGAGGAAGCTTTTGTAGAATACCTTACACAAGGAGACCTCTTTGTTCTCGGTGGACGAGTATACAGGTACTTGTACTCTAAAGGCTTTAAGGTCTACGTGGAGCCTGCTGACGGTCAGAAGCCTACAGTTCCATCATGGTTTAGTGAGATGCTTCCACTAGCATACGATTCAGCTGTAGAGGTAGGGAAGTTTAGAAGGATTATCTCTGAGATGCTTGAGGTACAGGGGAGGGAGAAGACTATTGAATTCCTCGTTAGAGAGTACAGGCTGCAAAAGCATGCTGCTGAAGCAGTCTGCGATTACATAATGGAGCAGAAACTCTACACTAATGGGCTTATCCCTTCAGACAACCTCATATTAATCGAGGTATACGATGAATCCTCCCACAGGAATATAATAGTCCACTCGGTCTTCGGGCGTAAAGCTAATGATGCTTTAGCAAGACTCTACGCTTACACTGTGAGCAGGGAGCTGGGAGTTAACATCAGGCTAACCGTGACTGATACCGGCTTCATGCTTACACTGCCAGGTCATCCAGAGGGTAGATGGCTTGAATGGTTCACTTCAATACCAGTTGAGAGTGCATGGGGGATCCTCGAGAAAGTTGTAAGGAAAACTGACCTCTTCAAGAGGAGATTCAGGCATGTAGCAGCCAGGAGCTTCATGCTACTGAGAAAGTATAGGGATACAGAGAGAAGCGTGGAGAAACTACAGGTGAATGCAGAGGAGCTTTTAAAGGCTGTTGAGGAAATACCTGGATTTCCCGTCCTCAAGGAAACCTACAGGGAGATACTAATGGACTACATGCATATTGATGAAGCAGTAGAGATTCTGGAGAAGGTTAGAAGAGGCGATATAAAGGTAGCGCTAGTAGGCCCGGAGGACGTGCCAAGCCCCTTCGCCCACAGTATAGTAGTACACGGGTACAGCGATGTAGTTTTAATGGAGGATATAAGAAGAATGCTGGCGAAGCTACACGAGCTCGTTGAGAAGAAGCTGGCTGAGCAGGCAGGCTTTAAACCAGTGGGCCACTATATTCAAGTTACCTCGAGTATTCAAGATAAGTCACCCGGCATGCTAGCTTAA
- a CDS encoding SufD family Fe-S cluster assembly protein, whose product MEGYSLEEVRRALLKPAEYGPDINLDDYSTGESQSAEIKSGGEVPGEAVNAGGRIGIDASSAAYIQVNELALYRILERTLGKYGVRIMPTRLALEKTEIARSLAWRLVDPRSDKYTASVFLHGGELGYFIYVPKGVKVPIPIYTCLAITANRRIQYAHNIVFIDEGAEAHLVTGCSVPHGVSEGVHIGVSEFYVSRRARLTFTMIHAWAEGMHVRPRTAVWVDEDGEYVSYYMIYSKIASLQTYPRVELSAGAKAYLASIIAGSGSGVYDQGSMVLLKGRGSSAEIISRVVATDSAEVYARSSIEAYEAEARGHIECLGLQLSEKAVVSSLPAITSRKPGSILTHEAAIGMIAEREIHYLMSKGFTESEAKSVLVRGFMSISVPGIPLPVRKEVERLLDMIAKNATG is encoded by the coding sequence GTGGAAGGGTATAGTTTAGAGGAGGTTAGAAGAGCTCTTTTAAAGCCAGCTGAGTACGGCCCTGACATTAACCTAGATGACTATTCAACCGGAGAGTCGCAGTCAGCGGAAATTAAAAGTGGGGGAGAGGTTCCCGGAGAAGCCGTGAATGCCGGCGGGAGAATAGGCATAGATGCTTCTTCAGCAGCATACATTCAGGTCAACGAGCTAGCCTTGTACCGTATACTGGAGAGAACGCTTGGAAAGTATGGTGTGAGAATTATGCCTACTCGTCTAGCCCTCGAGAAGACAGAGATTGCTAGGAGCCTCGCGTGGAGGCTCGTGGATCCCAGGAGCGATAAGTACACTGCTTCAGTATTCCTTCATGGAGGCGAGTTAGGCTACTTCATATACGTGCCTAAAGGTGTTAAAGTCCCTATACCCATATACACTTGCCTCGCGATAACCGCGAATAGGAGAATACAGTATGCTCACAACATTGTATTCATCGATGAGGGGGCTGAAGCACACCTGGTAACAGGGTGTAGTGTACCCCATGGTGTCAGTGAGGGAGTTCACATAGGGGTCTCAGAATTCTATGTTTCAAGGAGGGCTAGGCTCACGTTTACAATGATACATGCATGGGCTGAAGGAATGCATGTGAGACCTCGGACAGCAGTATGGGTTGATGAAGACGGCGAGTATGTTAGCTACTACATGATTTACAGTAAGATCGCTAGCCTTCAAACGTATCCTAGAGTCGAGCTCTCTGCCGGCGCTAAAGCCTATCTTGCATCAATAATAGCTGGTAGCGGGAGTGGAGTATATGATCAAGGATCCATGGTGCTGCTGAAGGGGAGGGGGAGCTCTGCTGAAATAATCTCTCGTGTAGTTGCAACTGATAGTGCTGAAGTATATGCTAGAAGTAGTATTGAGGCCTATGAGGCTGAAGCGAGAGGCCATATAGAATGCCTTGGATTACAGCTCTCCGAGAAAGCAGTGGTTTCATCACTACCAGCAATAACATCGAGGAAGCCGGGCTCAATTCTAACCCATGAGGCAGCTATAGGCATGATAGCTGAGAGGGAAATTCACTACCTGATGAGCAAAGGGTTCACTGAGAGTGAAGCTAAATCTGTGCTAGTGAGAGGCTTCATGAGTATCAGCGTGCCGGGCATACCACTACCGGTTAGAAAAGAAGTTGAGAGACTCCTAGATATGATCGCTAAGAACGCTACAGGTTGA
- a CDS encoding MBL fold metallo-hydrolase — MVEVAWHGHACVSLRRRDGYTIVIDPHDGYSIGVKRPEVKADLVLVTHDHFDHNAVSVVSGDKTRVVKSFRGEMVVDNIKVTGLLTYHDKLKGRARGENTVYIVEVDGKRVAHLGDLGEIPGSSVISALKGVDLLAIPVGGTFTIEPGEAWRLIEEVKPVNILPIHYWITGVTLPLKPLSEFLKHVKDYRIVELDTNKFTLEDYTNSVIKPRYM, encoded by the coding sequence ATGGTTGAAGTAGCCTGGCATGGACATGCTTGTGTATCACTTCGTAGAAGAGACGGCTACACGATAGTCATAGACCCACACGACGGGTACAGTATAGGGGTTAAGAGACCAGAGGTTAAAGCCGACCTAGTACTCGTCACACACGACCACTTCGACCATAATGCTGTAAGCGTAGTATCAGGGGATAAAACAAGAGTTGTTAAATCATTTAGAGGGGAAATGGTGGTTGATAACATAAAGGTCACAGGACTCCTCACATATCACGATAAACTCAAGGGTAGAGCTAGAGGAGAGAATACAGTTTACATCGTGGAAGTAGATGGCAAGCGGGTAGCTCACCTAGGTGATTTAGGTGAGATACCTGGATCCAGTGTAATCTCAGCGCTTAAAGGCGTAGACCTGCTAGCCATACCGGTTGGCGGCACCTTTACAATAGAGCCGGGTGAAGCATGGAGGCTTATAGAGGAGGTTAAACCCGTGAACATTCTACCAATACACTACTGGATAACAGGTGTAACACTCCCGTTAAAGCCTCTCAGCGAGTTCCTCAAGCATGTAAAAGACTACAGGATTGTAGAGCTCGACACCAATAAGTTCACGCTCGAAGACTACACTAACAGCGTTATTAAGCCACGCTACATGTAG
- a CDS encoding M55 family metallopeptidase produces the protein MKAYVSVDLEGLPGVPSPTMLNPWGSQFNRAASIVTKLVNVVVEELYKKGFNEVYVADSHGLMTNIDYLELDSRVQLIQGYPRSISMMSLLDSSFNAVLFLGYHSAAGTMHGIFDHTFSGRTFAEVRVNGRRASEFILNSLYAGEHGVPVILLAGDEYLNTEVEEYSPWTVFVALKKGVSRYSAIYPGLSSVIQRLREGVSEAVERLKKGVAKPLAWQTPYRVELTLRDSLVADVLEALPVFKRIDAYRVEFTASTARELLGFIELVAHVGYGIDALKNSIK, from the coding sequence ATGAAGGCGTATGTGTCAGTAGATCTCGAGGGCCTCCCGGGTGTTCCATCACCGACAATGCTTAATCCATGGGGTTCCCAGTTCAATAGGGCTGCTAGTATCGTCACAAAACTGGTTAATGTTGTTGTTGAAGAACTCTACAAGAAGGGCTTTAATGAAGTTTACGTAGCTGATAGCCACGGCTTAATGACTAACATAGACTACCTTGAACTGGATAGCAGGGTTCAACTGATTCAAGGCTACCCGCGCTCGATCAGCATGATGTCCCTCCTAGACTCCAGTTTCAACGCAGTCCTCTTCCTCGGCTATCATTCAGCAGCTGGAACAATGCACGGTATCTTCGACCATACCTTCAGCGGTAGAACATTCGCTGAGGTGAGAGTTAACGGTAGAAGAGCTAGCGAGTTCATATTAAACAGCCTGTATGCTGGAGAACACGGTGTTCCAGTAATTCTTCTAGCAGGGGATGAATACCTTAATACTGAGGTCGAAGAGTACTCTCCCTGGACTGTATTCGTGGCTTTAAAGAAAGGTGTATCAAGGTATAGCGCTATCTACCCTGGATTAAGCAGCGTGATCCAGCGGCTTAGAGAAGGAGTGAGCGAAGCTGTTGAAAGATTAAAGAAGGGGGTTGCTAAGCCGCTCGCGTGGCAAACCCCATACAGAGTCGAGTTGACTCTTAGAGACTCCCTGGTAGCCGATGTACTTGAAGCTCTACCAGTATTCAAGAGGATTGATGCATATAGGGTTGAATTCACTGCGAGTACTGCGAGAGAGCTACTAGGCTTCATAGAGCTAGTTGCACATGTAGGCTATGGTATAGACGCGCTGAAAAATAGTATTAAGTGA
- a CDS encoding pyruvate carboxylase subunit B has protein sequence MVEIVDLTLRDAHQSLLATRLRTEDMIPILDKIDKAGFYSIEMWGGATFDVMIRYLKEDPWERLRIIRERVKRTKLQMLLRGQNIVGYRHYPDDLVEKFVELSYKNGIDVFRVFDALNDVRNMKTSIRKAKQVGGVVQGTLTYTISPVHTIEHYLKVAEELVALEVDHIAIKDMSGILDPETAFHLVSALKKEFKIPVDVHSHYTGGLAVATYLKAVEAGADFIDTAISPLAFGTSHPSIQTMYYALPHGSRPHIDLSAVKEISIYLEKIVFEKYKELIHPKIFLPDPNVLEHQIPGGMISNFLVQLKEVGAEDKLGEVLEEVKRVREDLGWPPLVTPTSQIVGVQAVLNVIHGRYKVVTKEVRDYVKGFYGRPPAPIKEEVIKLVLGDEKPIDVRPADLLKPMYDECFRTLVEKGYYSREEDVLTYCLFPEIALKFFEETRGKPAVIEASSTGRSSRSRDLWDEILGY, from the coding sequence ATGGTTGAGATTGTTGATTTAACGCTTAGAGACGCCCACCAGTCTCTTCTTGCAACCCGTTTGAGAACAGAGGATATGATCCCAATACTCGATAAGATCGATAAAGCCGGCTTTTACAGCATTGAGATGTGGGGAGGCGCTACATTCGACGTCATGATCCGATACTTAAAAGAGGATCCATGGGAAAGGCTGAGAATTATACGTGAGAGAGTTAAGAGAACCAAGCTTCAAATGCTCCTCAGAGGCCAGAATATAGTCGGGTACAGACACTACCCAGACGACCTCGTCGAGAAATTCGTTGAATTATCCTATAAAAACGGGATAGATGTTTTCAGGGTCTTCGACGCCCTCAACGATGTAAGGAACATGAAGACTTCTATAAGGAAAGCAAAGCAGGTGGGAGGAGTAGTTCAGGGTACACTAACCTACACGATAAGTCCTGTCCACACAATCGAGCACTACTTGAAAGTTGCCGAGGAACTTGTCGCCCTGGAAGTAGACCACATAGCCATCAAGGATATGTCGGGTATCCTAGACCCGGAGACAGCCTTCCATCTCGTCAGCGCGCTTAAAAAGGAGTTCAAGATACCGGTCGACGTGCACTCACATTACACTGGAGGACTAGCTGTTGCAACATACTTGAAGGCTGTTGAAGCTGGAGCCGACTTTATTGATACAGCTATCAGCCCTCTAGCATTCGGGACATCACACCCCAGCATTCAGACAATGTACTATGCTCTCCCACATGGGAGTAGACCCCACATAGACCTCTCAGCTGTAAAGGAGATCAGCATATACCTTGAGAAAATTGTTTTCGAGAAATACAAGGAGTTAATTCACCCAAAGATATTCCTGCCAGATCCTAATGTCCTTGAGCACCAGATACCTGGAGGAATGATATCTAACTTCCTAGTGCAGCTGAAGGAGGTTGGCGCTGAAGACAAGCTCGGAGAAGTACTTGAAGAGGTAAAACGAGTGAGAGAGGATCTCGGGTGGCCTCCACTAGTCACGCCGACATCACAAATAGTAGGGGTTCAAGCCGTCCTCAACGTTATCCATGGTCGCTACAAGGTGGTGACTAAGGAGGTAAGAGACTACGTGAAGGGATTCTACGGTAGGCCGCCAGCACCAATAAAAGAAGAGGTAATCAAGCTTGTACTGGGGGATGAGAAGCCGATAGATGTGCGTCCAGCCGACCTCTTAAAGCCCATGTATGATGAGTGCTTTAGAACACTCGTGGAGAAAGGATACTATAGTAGAGAGGAGGATGTGCTAACATACTGCTTATTCCCGGAGATAGCTTTAAAGTTCTTCGAGGAGACCAGGGGGAAGCCTGCTGTCATTGAAGCCTCAAGCACAGGTAGGAGTAGTAGAAGCAGAGATCTATGGGATGAAATACTAGGCTACTAG
- a CDS encoding sugar kinase: MLEVCVYGNPTLDWIVAGSESTTAYGGGVYYSTLPFQGSSLYKVSVYTVYSPRIHGHPVYRLPGVLQYSSAATVFKLVYNGASRTLYLKEKAPPLYPWNLSSSLCHIAIVNPVFHEVNESHLTAISSRTLLLAGDIQGFIRVSESNGKITYASCSSSLIRLLRFFHLIHMDLDELKAFTCTSSIDEAVDKLKDTVGGTIVVVTGRLKPIRVVYNKASYSISVDDSPLVNDKTGAGDFFIGATAKYFWSTWDPVRAVEKAHEETTRWLLEKNASSPPATLK, translated from the coding sequence TTGCTGGAGGTATGCGTCTACGGGAACCCGACGCTAGACTGGATAGTAGCAGGTAGTGAGAGTACAACTGCGTATGGAGGTGGTGTATACTATTCAACTCTACCTTTCCAAGGCAGTAGTCTCTACAAGGTCAGCGTGTATACAGTTTACTCTCCTAGAATACACGGGCATCCAGTCTACAGGCTTCCCGGAGTACTTCAATACTCGTCTGCAGCAACGGTATTCAAGCTAGTATACAATGGAGCATCACGTACCCTGTATTTAAAGGAGAAGGCTCCCCCGCTATACCCCTGGAATCTCAGTAGTAGTCTCTGCCATATAGCAATAGTCAACCCGGTCTTCCACGAGGTGAATGAATCTCATTTAACTGCTATAAGCTCCCGTACACTACTACTCGCAGGGGACATCCAGGGATTCATAAGAGTTTCCGAGAGCAATGGAAAAATAACTTACGCGTCCTGCAGTAGCAGTTTAATAAGACTCCTCAGATTCTTCCACTTAATCCACATGGATCTAGACGAGCTGAAAGCCTTCACGTGCACTAGCAGTATTGATGAAGCAGTCGACAAGCTAAAAGATACCGTGGGTGGAACAATAGTCGTAGTAACAGGTAGGCTAAAGCCTATTAGAGTAGTATACAATAAAGCATCCTACAGTATTAGTGTAGATGACTCCCCTCTAGTGAATGATAAGACAGGAGCAGGCGACTTCTTCATTGGAGCCACCGCTAAGTACTTCTGGAGCACTTGGGATCCAGTGAGGGCGGTTGAGAAAGCACACGAAGAGACAACGAGATGGCTGCTAGAGAAAAATGCTTCATCGCCGCCTGCCACCCTGAAGTAA
- a CDS encoding HD domain-containing protein: MNVRLILNLRYIPRSGWVMRGVPPSIAESVADHSFLVSLISMDIARKLSLRGFQLDYTRVLSMSLIHDAAEAVTGDVVRGVKENFKEGFSALELKAMEELGLKEYTPLLSELERAESLEALVVKVSDDIATVLEGLRLIETGYRGVKEIVESTRRHLYELIRKQADEKLRGILESIVEEYLAQFT, from the coding sequence GTGAACGTGAGACTTATCCTCAACCTGCGCTATATACCTAGAAGCGGTTGGGTGATGAGAGGGGTTCCACCCTCAATAGCTGAAAGTGTCGCCGACCACTCGTTTCTGGTATCCCTTATATCAATGGATATTGCTAGAAAGCTATCTCTAAGAGGCTTCCAGCTGGACTACACCCGTGTCCTCTCAATGAGCCTTATTCACGATGCTGCCGAGGCTGTTACAGGTGATGTTGTAAGAGGTGTTAAAGAGAACTTTAAGGAGGGTTTCTCAGCACTAGAGTTAAAGGCTATGGAGGAGTTAGGCCTGAAGGAGTACACCCCGCTGCTCAGCGAGCTGGAGAGAGCTGAAAGCCTGGAGGCGCTTGTAGTCAAAGTCTCCGATGATATTGCAACAGTGCTTGAAGGCTTAAGACTCATTGAAACCGGTTACCGTGGCGTTAAAGAGATAGTTGAAAGCACTAGAAGACACCTCTACGAATTAATCCGTAAGCAGGCTGATGAAAAACTTAGAGGTATCCTAGAGAGTATTGTTGAAGAGTACCTAGCGCAGTTCACTTAA
- a CDS encoding glycosyltransferase family 2 protein has protein sequence MPTVDTIVLLEAVLALMISIPQLLFYTTYALLSWRALKYKPPTPQGGRMARDISFIIPVRREPVEYLDEAVRYVHSLGIPGYEIIVVSDDDESVKQELYRRLDEWRRSGLNVWLVWRSMPVGFRTGALNTGLNLSNKDYIYVMDVDSRPEKCFFDNGVALLEGSEDTIAVVGRWEPLNTNSRLGEALGYSMKFIVNAIYRGRSSLGLSVFPLGTGTLYKTRVLKNVLGGWDQERLQDDMEIGSRIIYHGFNIVYLDSCAIYVENPSTYKALRIQQSRWAYGAADTLVSRFKHIVASRQRLLGKIEALFFLSQYIVPSLVFLGTLVLAVYTLVNPVDILARYLYLITALLLAEGLFGWFYYKSIREYNSSAWRTLVNMGRASAVTTALSPYYFYNTIKAILRIKVKYARTPKGAYQWEYKRLRIPWEIIIAVFFAASSVWCLMHGVVVTGLWILVNTLGYAYVAYRWPRDVILS, from the coding sequence ATGCCTACAGTAGACACAATAGTATTACTGGAAGCAGTTCTAGCATTAATGATTTCAATACCTCAGCTACTCTTCTACACTACTTACGCTTTACTCTCGTGGAGGGCTCTCAAGTATAAACCTCCTACTCCACAGGGCGGCCGGATGGCCCGTGACATATCGTTCATAATACCTGTTAGAAGAGAACCTGTAGAGTACCTTGATGAGGCAGTTAGATACGTTCACAGCCTGGGTATTCCAGGCTACGAGATTATAGTAGTATCAGATGATGATGAAAGCGTTAAACAAGAGCTCTACAGGAGGCTGGATGAGTGGAGGAGGAGCGGCTTAAATGTATGGCTGGTGTGGAGGAGTATGCCTGTAGGCTTCCGCACTGGCGCCTTGAATACAGGCTTGAATCTCTCGAATAAAGACTACATCTACGTGATGGACGTGGATTCCAGGCCTGAGAAGTGCTTCTTTGATAACGGGGTTGCATTACTCGAGGGCAGCGAGGATACCATAGCTGTGGTGGGTAGATGGGAGCCCTTAAACACTAATTCAAGGCTTGGGGAGGCACTAGGATACTCAATGAAGTTCATAGTTAACGCTATATACCGTGGTAGAAGTAGCCTTGGTTTAAGCGTCTTCCCACTGGGAACTGGAACCCTCTATAAGACTAGAGTTCTCAAGAATGTTCTCGGGGGATGGGATCAAGAGAGACTTCAGGATGACATGGAGATCGGGTCGAGAATAATATACCATGGCTTCAACATAGTATACCTTGACTCCTGTGCTATATACGTTGAAAACCCATCCACCTATAAAGCACTACGGATCCAGCAGTCTAGGTGGGCTTACGGTGCTGCTGATACACTAGTATCAAGGTTTAAGCATATAGTTGCATCCAGGCAGCGACTGCTAGGTAAGATAGAAGCCTTATTCTTCCTCTCACAGTACATTGTACCCTCACTAGTTTTCCTTGGAACTCTAGTGCTAGCAGTCTATACCCTTGTGAACCCCGTGGATATTCTAGCGAGATACCTATACTTGATTACAGCTTTACTTCTCGCCGAGGGGTTATTCGGCTGGTTCTACTATAAGAGCATCAGAGAGTACAATAGCTCAGCGTGGAGGACGCTGGTAAACATGGGAAGGGCATCTGCTGTTACAACAGCTCTCTCACCATACTACTTCTATAATACTATTAAAGCAATACTGAGAATTAAAGTAAAGTATGCTAGAACACCTAAAGGAGCATACCAATGGGAGTATAAGAGGCTTAGAATACCATGGGAGATAATAATTGCAGTATTCTTTGCAGCTAGTAGTGTATGGTGTTTAATGCATGGGGTTGTGGTGACAGGGCTATGGATCCTCGTAAACACGCTGGGGTATGCTTACGTAGCCTACAGGTGGCCCCGGGACGTGATCCTCAGCTAG
- a CDS encoding ABC transporter ATP-binding protein, translating to MLEVQNLTVEVGGRIVLRGISLSIKQGELHLVMGPNGSGKSTLLASIMGLPYLKVVSGRIYFNGRDITELPAYERARLGIALAYQNPPEIKGVKLKDIARFIISKFGCEDSGFVSKMLSVDPLLERDLFVGFSGGERKRAELFLSLLQSPKLAMLDEPDSGVDVESIESIARVTDLILRKGGSILLVTHTGLMANKLSRITSVHVLIDGSVVYTGSPDEVLPVIFKLGYRKGVEALRGGREWKGIV from the coding sequence ATGCTGGAGGTTCAGAATCTCACTGTTGAGGTTGGCGGTAGGATTGTGCTTAGAGGTATCTCGTTATCCATCAAGCAGGGTGAGCTCCACTTAGTAATGGGGCCTAATGGTAGTGGTAAATCAACACTTCTAGCGTCAATAATGGGGTTACCCTACTTGAAGGTGGTGTCGGGTAGAATATACTTTAATGGAAGAGATATCACAGAGCTACCAGCCTATGAGAGAGCACGGCTGGGTATAGCTCTAGCCTATCAAAACCCGCCTGAAATCAAGGGGGTGAAACTCAAGGATATTGCTAGATTCATTATCAGTAAGTTTGGATGCGAGGATTCAGGCTTCGTGTCAAAGATGCTCTCAGTAGACCCGCTACTCGAGAGAGATTTGTTTGTAGGTTTTAGTGGCGGTGAGAGAAAGAGAGCCGAGTTATTCCTATCTCTCCTCCAGTCGCCGAAGCTAGCAATGCTTGATGAACCCGATAGCGGTGTTGACGTAGAGAGCATTGAAAGTATTGCTAGAGTCACCGACTTAATCCTCCGTAAAGGTGGCTCGATACTACTAGTCACTCATACAGGCTTAATGGCTAACAAGCTCAGCCGGATAACCAGTGTTCACGTGCTCATTGACGGATCAGTAGTATACACAGGTTCCCCTGATGAAGTCTTACCCGTGATATTCAAGCTTGGGTATAGAAAAGGGGTGGAAGCACTTAGAGGTGGTAGAGAGTGGAAGGGTATAGTTTAG